A window of Methylocaldum szegediense genomic DNA:
CCGCAAGCGTCATGTTCATTGCGCGGGTCATATAGACCTTGCTTGGCGGGTATGGTGCTGAAACTCATGTTGTACCTCTGTTAGGGGTATGGTCCATCTTTAGCGCGTTCGTGGTTTTTCTAGTGAAACGTTGCGCCCCTAGTGGTGGGGCGCCGCGACAACCACGAACCCATGGCGGATCGCAGTTGGGTCGGAAATACCCGAGATGGTGGACGTGGGCGCGCCCCTTTCGCCAAAGGGCGGAAAACTTTAAAGAATCCGGCTCTGCATTTCAAGTCCCTCTTGTGCACTTAAGTGTTTATCATGGATTCCGTGAATACGGGGTTCAATAGAGAATGATCTGTACGAGTAGCGTAATTCTTTGCCCTGAGCGCGGTGCGAAGAAAACTGCTATTGTTTGTCGATTGGGTTGCCTACTTGCCTTGTTACCTCAAAATCAAAGACCGTTTTGCAACCACGGTCGAGCATGCGTCCTGAGCATGGAGAATTGGAATGATCGAAAAATATGACGTCATTGTTGTGGGCGGTGGCATGGTCGGTGCCGCATTGGGATGCGGCCTGGGCGGAAGCCGCCTGCGAGTGGCCGTGATCGAGGATACGCCGCCGCCGGCTTTTGCGCCCGAACAGCCCCACGATCTTCGCGTGTCCGCCATTAGCGTCGCATCGGCTAGCATCCTAAAGACCGTGGGCGCTTGGAGAGGCATCGCGTCGCGTCGATTTTGCCCTTTCCGCAGAATGCGCGTCTGGGAAGAGGCGGGCGAAGTCGAGTTTCGCAGCGAGGACGTCGACGAGCCGGTGCTCGGTTATATCGTCGAGAACCGGGTGATACAGCTGGCCTTGCTCGATAGACTGGTTGAGTTTCCCAACGTCGATTTCTTTTGTCCTGCCAAGACCCGGATGATCGACTACGACCCGCTAGGCTCGACCATCGAATTGAATGACGGCCGTACGTTGTCGTCCCACTTACTCGTCGCTGCGGACGGCGGCTATTCCAGAGTACGGCAGGTAGCCGGGATGGGGGTTAGCGGTTGGGATTACGAACAGCACGCCCTCGTGCTGACGGTGGAGACCGCATACGGCCAGCAGGATATTACCTGGCAACGCTTCACGCCCAAGGGGCCCCAGGCTTTCTTGCCGCTCGATGGGCCTCATGCCTCTTTGGTCTGGTACGAGGCGCCTGAGGAGGTCAAGCGCTTGAAGGCACTGCCGGACGAGGCTCTTCTCGCGGAACTGATCTCGGCGTTCCCGCCCGTTCTGGGTGAGATCAAGCGCATCGAGGCGAAAGGCAGTTTCCCGCTCAAGCGCCAGCATGCCTTGAGCTACAGCAAGGAAGGCGTGGCTTTGATCGGCGATGCGGCCCACATGATCCATCCGCTGGCCGGACAGGGCGTCAACATCGGGCTCCTGGACGCTGCGGCCTTGGCGGAGGTGCTGGTCGACGCCTACAGGAACCATCGAGATATCGGTTCGGCGAGCGTGCTACGTACCTACGAAAATATGCGTCGTAGCAACAATTTGATCATGATGACGACCATGGACTTGTTTTACCGCGTTTTCGGCACGGCGAACCGTCCGTTGCGATTCATCCGCAATCTAGGCTTGGGTTTGGCAGAGCGGGTGACACCGGCCAAAAAGTTGGTCATGCGATACGCAATGGGTTTGGGCGGAGGATTGCCGAACTTGGCGCGCGGCCAAGCTATTCTGGGGTGAGTACGGGATCACGCTGGAGTTGCAAGATACGTATTTCTTCATATTGAGCGGTGTGAGTTTGCTATAGTAAGCGCGGTGGTATTTCAGTGCGTAGTCTCTGATATTTACCAAGACAACCATTAACCTCCCTAAGCAAGTGAAATGACTTATGGTTAGAAAGCAATTGGTTAAAAAGCAATCAGTATTTCTTTGCACCGTGCTGGCTTTGAGTGGTTGCGCAACTTACACCGGATGGACGCCGGTGGTGGACACCTACAACAATCCAAATGCGTACCGTCTTCAGCAGGATTTGGAAGAGTGCAAGATGCTCGCCCGCGAGGCGGCTAGTACCGGAACGGAAGCGCTCAAAGGTGGCGCGGCGGGTGCTCTGCTGGGTGCCGCGACCGGGGCTGCAGTCGGGGCCGTGGCCGGCAATCCAGGCGGCGGCGCGGCGATTGGCGCGGCCGCAGGCGGGCTTGGCGGTGCAGGCTACAGCGGTGTGTCCGGTGACGATCTATACAAGCGGGCTTATATCAACTGCCTCCGGAATCGCGGACATAAAGTCATCAATTAATAAGCGAGCGATCCGTCCGCAAAGACAGAATCCCGCCGTTGCACTTCGAGGTCCGGCGGGATTGTTTTTTCTGCGTTCTTCGCCCTGTTCGGGGACGAGAATCGACGAGAAGGTGTCAGTAGGATGTCGACATTGATCCATGCTCTTCGGGAAAGTGCCCGTCTCTATCCCGATAGGCCGGCGGTATTCCAGGGTTGCGAGGTGATCGACCATGCGACCATGGGCGATCGTTCGGATCGGGTTGCGGCGGGTTTGGCGGCGCGAGGCGTAGTCAAAGGGGACCGGATTGCGCTTTATTGTCCCAACTCGGCGGAGTTCGCCATCGCCTATACCGGCATCGTGAAGGCCGGGGCCGTGGTCGTTCCGATCAATCTGCTGCTGAATACGGAAGAAATCAGCTTCATTCTCGACGACTCGGGCGCCAAGGGCTTGATCTTTCATCAGGCTTTTTCGCAGCAGGCGGAAACGGTCCTTCGCACCGCGAGTCGAGTTGAGTTCTCGGTATCCATAGGCGCCGCCGTCTCTGGCGCTGAGCCGTTTGAGACTTTGCTGAATTCGAACGGGCCGATCCCCGATGTCGATTGCGACCCGCAAGAGGATCTCGTTGTCATTCTTTACACCTCGGGCACTACCGGCCGCCCCAAAGGGGCGATGTTGACCCACAGCAATTTGGTGGCCAACACGCGGAGCGTGCGTGAAGCCATGCATTGGCGTCCGGGTCGGGACATCGTGCTGCTGGTGCTGCCGATGTTTCATGCATTCGCGGCCACGGTCGGCATGCTCACGCCTTTGACGAACGGCTGTGCCTTCGTCCCGCTGCCGCGGTTCGAGCCGGAAAAGGTCGCCGAGGCGATCCATACCTACCAGGCCACGATTTTCCTGGGCGTCCCCAGCATGTATTCGGTACTGCTGCGGCTCAAGGATGACCGGGTACGCCTCTTTTCCTCGTTACGCTATTGCGTCTCGGGTGGTGCCGCGCTTCCGGTCGAGGTGCTGAAGCGATTCGACGAAAAGTTCGGTATCCGGATCTACGAAGGCGACGGGCCGACCGAATGTTCGCCGGTCACGTGCGTGAATCCGATAGGCGGTCTTATCAAGCCGGGGACCGTGGGGTTGCCGGTACCGGGAGTGGAAATGAAAATCCTCGATGAGGACGGACGCGAACTGCCGTGCGGCCAGGTCGGCGAGATCGCTGTACGCGGCGCGAATGTAATGAAGGGCTATTGGAAGCAACCGGAAGCGACCCGAGAAGTATTCCGTGGTGAATGGTTTCTCACCGGCGATTTGGGGATGCGGGACGAGGATGGCTATTTCAGCATCGTCGATCGGAAAAAGGATTTGATCATCGTCAACGGCATGAACGTGTATCCACGGATGGTCGAGGAGGTGCTGTATCGCTTTCCGTCGATTCGGGAAGCCGCGGTCGTCGGGGAGCCGCACGATACGCACGGCGAGACTCCGGTTGCCTATATCGCACTCGATCCATCGAAGCCCACCACAGAGGCCGAAGTCCGCGCCTTTTGCCGGGAACATTTAGGGCGGCATCAGATTCCCCGTAAGATCGTCATTCTGGCGGAGTTGCCAAAAAATGCCGCGGGCAAGATCCTCAAGCGCCAGCTTCGGAAGCACGGTGAAATCGAGCGCGGCGTTCGGGATCTCGACTAGGCTCCTGCAGCCGCATTTCTTGCAGTTTCACTGCTTTCTGCGTTCTTCCTCTTCGGCGAGCAGCTGTTTCAAGCGTTCGTCGATGACGGAATTGAGATAGAAATCGTTGCCGGCTGCTTTTTGGGCGAGTCGTAGCTGCAATATGGCGGCACGGTTTTGTCCCGAGGCGTAATAGGATTCGGCCACGTAGCGGTGCGACTCGGCATCGTTGCCGAGTTGGCTGTAGGCTCTCGCCAGCAGCGTATAGACTTCGGGCGTGGGCGGATGGCGGCGGGTGTAATTCTGGAGCAGCTTGCGCGCTTCTTTCGCCTTACCGGTAGTCAGCAGGACACGAACATAGTTGAGTGTCAAGGCCCGGTTTTCGGGAAAGCGCTGCAACGCGGCCTCGTAAAGCTCTATCGCACGGGCGTAATTCTTGGTTTCCAGTTCGGCGCTGGCCAGTGCATTGGGGAAGTGGGATTGATCTGGGTATACCTCCATGAGCCGCTGGAGGACCGGTTTGGCTTCCGCGGGACGAGCATTCGCGATTAGGGCTAGGGCCAATCCGTAGGCGGAAACGTCCTGTTGCAGCTTAGTGCCTTGGCCGCTCACGGCTTTGAAATAATTCAGCGCGTCGTGCGGACGGGCGGCGGTCTGTACTCGCAGTTTGGCGCGAACAAGCTGATAGGCGAAAGAATCCGGATATTGCCGGTAAGGAAACTGTTCCGCGCGTCCGCGGGTATCGGAGATACGGGAAACCGTCACCGGGTGAGTCATCAGGAATTCGGGCAATTCGCGGCCGACAAAGCGGGTGGATTGCTGCAGTCTTTCGAAAAACGTCGGCATGGCGCGCGGGTCGAAGTCGGATTTCGATAAAATTTGCATCCCGACGCGGTCGGCTTCGGCCTCGTTGTCGCGGGTGAAATTGATTTG
This region includes:
- a CDS encoding UbiH/UbiF/VisC/COQ6 family ubiquinone biosynthesis hydroxylase; this translates as MIEKYDVIVVGGGMVGAALGCGLGGSRLRVAVIEDTPPPAFAPEQPHDLRVSAISVASASILKTVGAWRGIASRRFCPFRRMRVWEEAGEVEFRSEDVDEPVLGYIVENRVIQLALLDRLVEFPNVDFFCPAKTRMIDYDPLGSTIELNDGRTLSSHLLVAADGGYSRVRQVAGMGVSGWDYEQHALVLTVETAYGQQDITWQRFTPKGPQAFLPLDGPHASLVWYEAPEEVKRLKALPDEALLAELISAFPPVLGEIKRIEAKGSFPLKRQHALSYSKEGVALIGDAAHMIHPLAGQGVNIGLLDAAALAEVLVDAYRNHRDIGSASVLRTYENMRRSNNLIMMTTMDLFYRVFGTANRPLRFIRNLGLGLAERVTPAKKLVMRYAMGLGGGLPNLARGQAILG
- a CDS encoding glycine zipper family protein, translating into MVRKQLVKKQSVFLCTVLALSGCATYTGWTPVVDTYNNPNAYRLQQDLEECKMLAREAASTGTEALKGGAAGALLGAATGAAVGAVAGNPGGGAAIGAAAGGLGGAGYSGVSGDDLYKRAYINCLRNRGHKVIN
- a CDS encoding long-chain-fatty-acid--CoA ligase; protein product: MSTLIHALRESARLYPDRPAVFQGCEVIDHATMGDRSDRVAAGLAARGVVKGDRIALYCPNSAEFAIAYTGIVKAGAVVVPINLLLNTEEISFILDDSGAKGLIFHQAFSQQAETVLRTASRVEFSVSIGAAVSGAEPFETLLNSNGPIPDVDCDPQEDLVVILYTSGTTGRPKGAMLTHSNLVANTRSVREAMHWRPGRDIVLLVLPMFHAFAATVGMLTPLTNGCAFVPLPRFEPEKVAEAIHTYQATIFLGVPSMYSVLLRLKDDRVRLFSSLRYCVSGGAALPVEVLKRFDEKFGIRIYEGDGPTECSPVTCVNPIGGLIKPGTVGLPVPGVEMKILDEDGRELPCGQVGEIAVRGANVMKGYWKQPEATREVFRGEWFLTGDLGMRDEDGYFSIVDRKKDLIIVNGMNVYPRMVEEVLYRFPSIREAAVVGEPHDTHGETPVAYIALDPSKPTTEAEVRAFCREHLGRHQIPRKIVILAELPKNAAGKILKRQLRKHGEIERGVRDLD
- a CDS encoding M48 family metalloprotease yields the protein MKFDKLVASLLILCYGSWALQPAYAQLNLELPEIGDPTGTLMTPQQEKELGEAFYRKLHSQLEISQDPEVNDYIQSIGQKLVGASDNPAQPFHFFVVNDPTINAFAGPGGYIGVNSGLILTSEAESELASVLAHEIAHVTQRHLYQTFQAAGRLALPTAAAMLAAVLLGAKSAQLGQAALMAAQAANVQYQINFTRDNEAEADRVGMQILSKSDFDPRAMPTFFERLQQSTRFVGRELPEFLMTHPVTVSRISDTRGRAEQFPYRQYPDSFAYQLVRAKLRVQTAARPHDALNYFKAVSGQGTKLQQDVSAYGLALALIANARPAEAKPVLQRLMEVYPDQSHFPNALASAELETKNYARAIELYEAALQRFPENRALTLNYVRVLLTTGKAKEARKLLQNYTRRHPPTPEVYTLLARAYSQLGNDAESHRYVAESYYASGQNRAAILQLRLAQKAAGNDFYLNSVIDERLKQLLAEEEERRKQ